The genomic stretch GTATAGTTTTATATCTTGTAAAATCCAACAGCGGTCAAatgtataatataataataaatatagcgAAAGAAGGAAGTCTATCCCAAATCAAATAATTAGTACTATCAAAAATAATAAGATATGGATATATCACATATTCCGATCCTTTTGTTTTATGGAAAAATCAAACCTTGATTCACAAATCATTTAACAATATATATTGATTCACAGATCTAATATACAATTATATGGGGTACTAATTATATTCAAAACAAGAAagttgtattttgtaatataaaACGGCATACTCCACAAGAAATAGTAATTTTTTACATAttaaacatttcattttttgaacTAGATTATTCATATAGTGGCATAATACATACTACTAGTGCACCAACTAAACACTAAAcgtcaataataaaaaaaaagaagcgtAAATATCATTATGTGGGCCTAAATAGTACTACAAATTATTTTTCGACCCACTTACCGTTTGTCTCAAATCAAGTGACATACAATGATACTTCCAATTCTTTATTCGTCGcttttaattgtttttcaaGTTGATTTGTTTTTGCTATTTGATGCTTTCCTATGTTCATTTTCTAATTTGGACTTAGTATCATGGACATTGTTGTCATGTCACGCTGGACTAAAAAATAATCTGACTTTTGTAACACGGAATTGCATTAGGAAAATCTCTTTTGATGAGTCAAAAAGGAAATATACGTTCTAGAGATTATATATTCCAATAGAATAAATTAGTACTAACTGTTTTGCTTTCACATTTCAAGCTATGTGTATTAATTAGTAATTTATCCGtatgtttgataaaaaaaattggttggaATTTTATTAACAATAAAATCACGCAACCACATTATGATGGACAAtcacataaaaaataataataatagaaataaataaaaataaaaatcttaattaatactactccGTATTCAAATACTTTGACATATTACCCCATCAATTTGGGAGAAAAATGACTATCaatatactactcctactattttAGTTAAATGATTTTACTACATCGatattgaatatattttgttacaatgGAAATATAAGGAactcttttattaattaaaaaaggtTTAAATTAAGTGTAACGTATCTGAAAACGAGGGCCTCAAATTAACTGAAttagttaaattaatttatgGGGAAGTATTTTGTTTCTTTAGAAAGAAATCGAacttgaaaatttaaaatttaaaatttgacttTTCAATTTTGCCAATCTATTCCTAAATCTCGGCTAAGGGTATTATTGAAACAAAGTATTAATCTGCATTAGTGACATCTTAATTACTAGAtccattaaatttttaaattacaaaaatatccTACATGTATGGACACATTAGGTATGACTAGCTCTGCCCTATAACAAccatgttaataaaatacaccAAAAAGGAAATGCTATAACAAATTAGTGAAATGTTGCATTTCTTAATCCTAACCAATAAAACAATCGATTCCTGAAATATATTCCACCACTACCCAATTTCAGTTCAAAAATCCCCTCTATCTTAGTGGCGACcataatttaattcaaaatataattaatttaaagaatATACTAATTCAGCCGTCTAATAGTAATACAAATTCAATTTTTGTGGGCTTCCACTATTGTTAATCGATGAAAGCCATTCAAGCAATAACTCCCGCATTTCCCGTCATCCACTCTCTTTTTgccacaattttttttataattctttAATGATATTAAcaaaatctaaacaaaataaatacttAGAAAGGAGACATTCCCTtctcattttttaaattgattttcTCCTGATTGTTGTGCACCACTCAGTAAAATCCCAATCCATCTCAGACTAAATTTTTCTTCAGTCTTTCTAGAGAGAGATGTAAGCAAGAAAAGAAGCAGTCTTCCTTTCCTTGTGTAGTGGTTTTGACTGGGAAAAggtttttcttgtttttcttctgAATTTCTTCTAAATCTGAATTCTATTACAAATTCCCAATTCTTGCATTGTCTTTTGTTTCAGATCTCTTGTCGCCTTGTTAATCATGGCGTTGAATTGATGTTTTCTTGAAAAAAATTTCCACATTCCTTTTTTCTAATCCAATTCTTTTAGTTTCCTCGATTTTTCCCAATTGTTTTAGTGTTTCTAACAAATCCATCAATTACACACAGCTCATGCTCATCCAATCCATTCACATGAACGCCTTTTCATAAAGTTAATATTTCTCGAAAATTTCATTGGCTATAAATACGAATATTCTGTGTGTGCATCGCCTTTGATCGAGCAATGGGCTGCACCACGTCGAAGCCGAAAGTCTGCCGGAGCTGCCAGCACCCCTACTCTCCGGTGCGGCGGAGCTACTCGATGCACGTGCACCACCCGCCGCAGAAAACAGGGGACAGCTACCATCTCGTGGCCCTCACTTCCTCCACATTGGGATCCCTCAAGCTCGATCCCTTGATCCAAACCCTCGCCGCCGACAAATCCACCGACGATCGGAATCAGAAACCATCAATTGAAGAtgcagagaaagagaaagagaaagagataaTCTCAACGGTGAAAGAGGAATTCGCGATGGGGATGATTGAGGCGAAGACATGGTCCCACATGATCGACTCCAAAATCCCCAAATTGCCCCCCATGACTCCGGTCATTACGCCGCCGGGTGAGCCGGAGACGATCGACGCTTGGGAGATGATGGAGGGGCTCGAGGACTCCAGCCCCCTCCGCGACGCCCACTTCCGCAGCTTCTCCTTCCACGTCGGCGCCGCCGACGATCAGCCGACACCGCGCGTCAAGGAAatcagcggcggcggcgggagcAGCAGCAGCGACGGCGACACCGAGACGAGCTCCAACGACACCTCAATCGCCTCCGAATTCGACACCGGCGTAATCGCGACGCTGCGGAAGGCGCTGGAGGATCTCCCTCCGGCGAATCCGTTCCACCTCCGTGCAatcggagaagaagaaaaacagagcGAAAAGGAGAAGTATAAATTGATCGTGTATTTCACGAGCTTGCGCGGCGTGAGGAAGACGTACGAGGATTGCTGCCACGTCAGAGTGATGCTGAAGGGATTAGGGGCGAAGGTCGACGAGAGGGACGTGTCGATGCACTCCGGCTTCAAGGAGGAGCTCAAGACGGCGCTGCTGGCGGCGGAGGCCGGCGGCATTGGCCTCCCTAGTGTCTTCCTCGGCGGGAAGCTTGTCGGCGGGGCCGACGAGATTCGCCGCCTCAACGAGGAAGGTATGCTGGGGAAGCTGGTGGAGAATTGCGAGCCGGCCGATGACGGAGGGCTCGCCGCCGGATGTGAAGCGTGCGGTGACGTCAGGTTCGTCCCGTGCGAGACGTGTTCGGGGAGTTGTAAAATATACCATGACGCCGATTCCGAAAAcaaagaggaagaggaagatgaagatgaagatgaagatgaagatgaagatgaagatgaagatgaagatgaagatggagATGGAAATGATGGTGAtgacgacgacggcgacgacaATGAGGAATGCGGGTTCAAGAGATGCCCCGATTGCAACGAAAACGGGCTTATACGATGCCCAATTTGTTGCGATTGAAGAAAATCAACCCATCTTGATTTTTGGTTCATATACAATTTTTGGGAGTTTAATTTAcattaaagtggagaaaaatatTGCATTTCTTCAGTGGATGCTGTTTGTTGTGTTTAAGCCTGAGTGTAATACATTTACTACTTAATTTACATCAACATAGATGTTTGATTGCTGTAAATAGTGTAGATTAGTGTATTGATTCTTATACATTACTAATACTCTACTagtatttgtttgttttcttcAAATTAATGTTAATCTGAGCAATGTCTTCTCGTTCTGTGTTCTGCTTTTCAATCTCCTATATTATGGTCAAATAAGACCTTATTAGTCCAAGTCCTAATTTTAATACCTTTTAACTAATACTATgtacaaataaaatgaaatgtaaaagcaaactttttgtttttgtttattgtttGCTATGATAAATTAGACAAGGAAAGGTTTCAAGAAAGTTGTTTGCAGGCTGCCAAGGTAGAAGAAAGGATAAGTTGGAAAGCATGAAAACCTggttgtttgatttttttattatttttaaatttttttatattaagttGGAAAGCAAGAAAAACTGGttgtttgatttattttattttgtgagttaatatggttgttgaaggagaagaaTGTTGTTGGACGGCATCAATCATTCTCGTGAGGTTTTAGTGGTGGCCGacttctttaatttatttaatcaatACTCGTAGATTAATTAATATTGTAATAATATCTGCGACTGAGTTTTCAAGAAATTAAAAAGCGTGGTGGGAGTGAGACTGGTCGTATATATTAGGTGAAATATTGTGGTCAGGGCAGCCAATCCGGTTTATCTGGAACTTAACCTCTTCCACTTTCCCTTTTTATGCgtaaaaattagtactactacacTCAATTGGTTCCAGTCCGCCTTAAACTACAAAATTggaacatactccctccgtcccgggctactcgctcatttcattttcggctcggagattaaggaatgagtgtataggaaagtcaaaaatgaaggctgtaggtgaaattttttactaaaaatagaaagagtgcaagtaacttgggacgcccaaaaaggaaataagtgcgagtagtgcgggacggagggagtatttttttagtcCGCAAACTTTGCTCAGATAGTATGCCATTTGTCTTCCGTCCAATAAATTGAGTCATAAAAAAGTAatgtattactactataatataaaaaatcttAACATAAGTCCTGATATTCTACCCGATGATGCATGCTCGATCATAGCCAGCTCGGCCGATATTGGGATAACCTCACCAAGCCCATCACCGCAGACCCATCAGACATCCACGACCCTacccaaatgcccgaaaagacACGCCAAACCCATCCACGACCTCAGATATCAAGACTTTCTCAAAGAATTATCGTCCAAGATAtgtattttactttactttcaaGATAATATTTTTATGATGTCATCTTCTCAGAGTTTTCTCTGTTTTTAGTATTAATTTGAAACGcaacaaattgaaattggagTACGATTTATTATACACTAAAAGTCGAGATTTGTATTTTCCTATATTTCTTTCTGTTGGTGAAAGATTATACATCCAAAGTTGGCACGATAACGGTAATGCTGATGACATGTACTAGCTGCAATGCGTATGGCTTTTACATCTAgagattataaaattaaaatgaaaaggtGAATAACAGTTGAAAACTTgcattataatttatttagGTGTTGCAATTAAATTGACCCccaaacaatatatatatacacatatattaTCATTAATTCAACATGTGCAAAGGGTATAAGAAAGTGACAATCAGTTTAACTCAAATTGtttgaatttaaatgaaattattgccTTTTAATATGGGGAGtgactttttatttataaacaaTTAAGGGAGCATTGAAGCTGAATGTTACAGCAGATGGCGCTCCTCAAAAGTGAATTAAATTTCAACAATAAAGTAATGGCAAcaatatatattgaaatttaGGGATATATCTTGTCAAATATGATACTACTCCATAGTAAAACAAATAGATAgataaatcataaataaaatgacaaatgtgtATTGACAAGTGAGATTAGAGCTACCGAATTGATTGATGGTGATGCAACACATGGTGTAAAATTTGAAATAGTAGGAGATTATTATTTACCAAAATGTTCCATTTTTTTGTAATAGTAGCTAGCATTTTCCTCTGTCTTAAGGAAAATGTAGATCAAGGTTTATGTGAAAAGAGAAATAGTTTGAGATATgggaattaataaaataatttctgaTCACATATGAGGTCCATCGCTTGCAATATTTTGTAGCATTACTCTAGCATGATTGCTTTTTACGAAAAGACAATATTTTTTTGATGTAAAAAAGAGAAATCTATGGAGACCCCTTAAATAATAGAGGTCTTAAAACAgagaaattcaaatatttttttatttcatttaattgTAAATCAATAGAATAGATATACTATGTATTTTAGAAAGTTGCTTTCAATGGGAGCTGCATATATATGGgatgggatcccctgctgtggtgggagcacagcaggggctgctgctcctcacaaaaatattttaattattattattttttttttaataatttgaattttatattaaagtgctcccaccacagcaggggatcccatcCCGCATATATATAGCATCTTTCAGTAATATTAGTACAAGTGAATCAGAATGGGGTCATCGATGTTCACCATTCATAAACAATCTGGACCAGTCTAAATAATAGTAGCACTTTAAGCATTTTGCTCCATATATATCTTGAATTTTTCCTGTTTAAGTACTTTCATATCTAGATATTTATGTGCTtctataaggccatccactacgcgtgCCGCCGCCAGCCCGTGTTCCGTTCCGCAGGGACGGTTCCGCCACGGGACGTGTTGCAGCGGTGCGtgccgtccccagcccgtcgcCATGCCGTCACTTAGCCCATCGCAGCGCGACGCGGGAcgcgacgtctcgccacgcgccgaggcgacgtggcgagctcccgatgcatgcgtgacgcccactcgctggcccgcgagtgggcgtcgtcacggatgacgcaataattcattttttaaaaaaatttgaattttaataaaaaaaaatcaaacggtaatgttaccgttttgtTTTTGccgtttttcaaatttttttatttctttactctataaatactcatatttcatactcatttcacacacaaacacacatctattcctctcaaatcctctctatatccactccaatttccatctctAATCaactcaaactaatggatcattttgagcaaatgcgtcaaataatggaacaatcacttgaagaagatcgacgccgcgaagctcaaccgcaagtagtccaccgcgaagtggagcgcatccgtctatacaaacacggttgtctattcgggcaaggacacgcgattCTAGCGCCCATGCCCAACTCCAAGaagatctaattgagcacatttgagaaaactttggcggagaaaattaaattatgtcattttatttttttacgattttaattatgttttttttttctatttttttgaattttaagttgtaatgttgtttcaattttaatgaagtgtgtttttttaattgaatttgttggaaaaaaaatttaaaaatgaaattgaatgaattgtaatttaagggacggagcgttgcaggttccgtctcttagttaagggatgaagtaaaaaagtatagtggggccctcaaaaagtacagtgggtcccttagttaagggacggttatGGAACGGTGGGGGGACAGCGTAATGGATGCTCTAATGCTACATCCACGAGAACCCTTCTTTATCATAGCAATCATTTCAGTCATTGGATGATGAAGATCTACTATTGATACATCTATCTTATTGAATGAATACATATTAGGGCTCCAAAAACATGCTAGTTAGACCGTTGTGATTAATTTAATGCCACTTAACAACCATTTATAATATCTAAGGGCAATTTTGTTagttaatgcaaaattggtttTGGAAATAACTTGATTTCTACTCGATATGTCATGATTCCTGCAATTTGTGTTATGCCCAAGTAAATTCAATTTTATGCTGAAATAGATTTTGAATTTGCAACGATgccttttgttttaaataaCAACTGTCATTCACTTTTTCTCTCCTCCAATACCTCAGAACCTACAAATTTTGTATTCACCCACTATCCTAATTATGAAATATTTAGTTTTttagcacgagattttatacaGTATTGTTATGTGTGTGaataaagagaaagtaaagtaagataatgaaaaaatagagatgttgttagtttctattttaggaagcatttcatttttaatgtgataacctaaaaaaataaaagattttattttttatgggacagagagagGAGTATAACTCTAtcgatttaatttttttcacaaactatatacaaaattaatGGTATTTGTAACGAAATCCTAATTACATATGTTCATATGAAGAAATTTGcatgaaaatgagaaaaagtaaatatatCAACATTCCTGAGTTTTGCTGAAGTAATTTCAACAAACAAAGATGAACTTCTAAAACAAAAATACATCTCCCCAAAAAAATGAATGGCTGATCAGTTGCAACTGTtaaaaagaaatactaataTATACGAATCTTATCATATTCATGTGGCCTTTATTTCTGAATCCAGCCCTActacataaaaaaatgaatataaaaaataaaaatagccaTCAATTATTATACATTAGCAACACTATACTCAAATGTCACATTCAATGTTCCACCACAGATCACCAATTTGTTCCAAACCATCTAGTTATTGCAAATTAAGGTGTAGCAAATCAGCAAATATAATGTTATCAGTGGCTACTTTTGGACATGGTTGTTTTTGTTTCCTAAGTCGGCCGCAGCCTTAGCTGCGCGGTCTAAGACGTCCGAAACCCAGAGAGCCCCTTTAGCAAAGTAAGAGCTGTTAACAACAGCACTTGCAGCCGCCACAGCCGTCTTCCCCGAATACACTGCTGCAGTTTTAGTCATGTCGTAGACATGATACTTGTCTTCGATGCCTTTGCCAGCTTGCACTCCCGTCTGAATTTTGTCGGTCAGTCCAATTCTTTTGCTGAACTCTGCAATCTTGGCAGCTGCACTTGATGAAACCTGGTGGGATTCATCCAATGCTTTGGCTTTGGAAAGTGCATCTTTCCCCAACACATACCCCTTTGCAATCATGGTTTGGACCACTTGTTGCACCACCGTCACCGCCTCCCCAGGGCTTGACACGAACTGGTCGGATCGCTGTCCCTGCCAAGTACCAAGTTACAAGCTAATGTATCCAAAATTGAATTCTTGATGAGTTATGAATAAACAATTTCCATAAGTACCAACCTCAACAAATAATGATGGAGATGGATCAACGTTATACGTTCCACAGCTAGATATCGCTACTGGCTGATTCGCAATCTCAGATCCCTGAAATTCGTTCCACATTCACGAACAAGTTTAGCTAAAGCATGAACATAAAAAGAGGTATGCTTACAATAAAGAGCAATTTATCGAGCAAAAAAGGAGACTTACGCTGAGAAAGAGAGCAACTTTCACAGAATAAGCATCCTCGAATTCAACGTGCGCCATAGAGACATCACTACTCACCCTGCCATCAAAATTCCCATCCACATTTAGTACTAAATTTTTGTTTCTTGATAACAGCGTATATTAGCTTTCTTTACATGTGGAATTGACATCAAACACATTGTTAAATAGCATTCAACCTATCAAAGATGAGTATATTGTTAAATATGTTGGACTAAACATTTCAAGAAAAGTTGGCAAACCAACCTGGTGATTTGTAAGTGCCTGATATTGCCACAGTTGATGAAGAACTGGTAGACGTCTTCCCTACTCACTTCTGGTGGAAGTCCGATTACTTCGACCATATATTGACCCCTCGAGTACTCCATTCAACCAAGAACCTTCTTTTCTTCAGAGACTCAATCTCTACAACAGAAAATTATTCATATGAAAGGCTACTAAAATGTATATTGACCAAAGTAGAGCTACAAGAAGGAAAGAATACTACAATTAGATGTTATTGTGATGCAGAATAACACTTTAAATCATCATAGGATTTGTCTGAAACTATAGTAAAGGGAATTTACATAGGAGTGTATTATAAATAGAACTACTCATTTTAGAAGAAGAAACCACTGCAAATAGGTTTCATAACCAATTAGCATAGCGTAACATAATATTTTAGCTAAACTTGTAGATTTTCAAGGCAAATCAAGCTGAGTGATGCACGCAAATAAAaatctctttttcttttgcatccCAATTCAAAGCACCAATTTTCTCATTCAATCCCTTTACTTACATTTTACATTTactttcatgttttatttttatagtaataattgcATAATACTCTCTCCTGCCTACTTGCCCTACTTGTGCACAATCTTGAAACAAATGAGACAATCCAAAAATGATTTTGAGATAATATTAGTAGGATGGAGGCAATATTATTTtacatggagtatatatttttgaactGTGCACAATCTTTACCAAAAGTCAAAGTTACTAGAATTTTCTATAGGCAGTTAGGCACTGATAATCATCATAATCTAAACTAGTTGAAGATTACTTCAAAAGGAAAACAGAAAAAGGTGGAACCAGCACTTATCATGAATTCATgaatgaaagaaagaaagaacaaattccataaaaaatcaaaatcaagatATCGAACCAGGCAAATTAACAGTTGAAGAGTGCCTTTTGCAAGCAGTGAAAATCAATTGctacaaaaaattttaaaaaaccaCAATCTAAAGTTACTTTCCACAGATGACTCAACAAGAATATTTCAGTCACACAAGCATAGAAATGAGCTCTATGaatatttaaacaattaatataCAGAAAACAGCAGAAAATCTACCAATTTCCACCCATAAACTAGTAAATTTACGAATCTAGCTagcattaaaattgaaaataagcTATCTGAAAAttcggaaaataaaaaggaGAAATATAGCGAACCTTTAGAATAGGAAGAAGCAGAACGGATTGGAATTAGATATTGGGACCGATTTGAGACAAATAATCAGTTACTGTAAATAGCAATCTAACGAATTGTTTGTAGTGTTTTTATTAACGAGATCACGTGATCTGCACGTGGAAATGATCTCGGACCAATCAGATCTCGCCATGTCACCCACAGCAGGATCAATGATCGTATCTGAAATCAGGTCAGGTcaggtcgggtcgggtcgggtcgggtcgggttggGAAAATCATTAATTAGGTTTgaattttataatcaaattgACGACGATAGTTGATTACCCCGATATCcccaatataattattttattactttttcattttgcatttaattttcttaattttgtaGTAGTAATCAAATTGCCTTCGATAGTTAATTTTCTTACTATTATCCGCAATAGaattattttattacttttattttatctcattATTTTGCTAATTGTATATTGAAACTCGTAACTGTCCAAAAGTATCTAttttaataggaggatgaagTATGATTTTTTAGAGCTAAGTTTGAGCTCAACTCATCCAATCTTCGTATAAATATTGTTCGAGCTCTTTAAAATTTCATGAATAACTCAAAATGTGCCCTTGATAAGCATGTTATATAGAGCTTGAGTAAAAACTCGATTGAATGTACGACTGGAGATTCGTGTATCGACTTAATTGAAGACTCGTGAGCGGGTTCGATTAGCAAAATTAGGCTCGACTGACCACAAACTTAATGACTAAAAAATTTAGTTacatattttgtttaaataGAATAATCtgttatgcacaaaatatagtTTAGTCACTTTAGTCCAGTTATATTTGGAATAAGTCCATTGGGCTGTGATTTACTTTATTCAATTATTCTGGTTCATAATCAGCCCAAGTCTACAAATATACACATAGTTGATTGGGCTAAGTCAGCCCATTTATATGTTTCAAGTCCATTACGTTTATAAAAGCCCTTGCATCTTTTCTTGCGTTGGAAATAAGAGTGGAGTGAAGATTTATCGccgtatttttaatattatattatatgcCATTAATACGTATTTACGCTTTTCCAAATCAATCAATAATTGTGCATTAAGAAAATTgaagtatatatattattatactcaaattgaattattattaaattacgAATTTCTAAATTAGTACTATTCAAACTAATTAAAGAATAATTGACAAACAATAGTAATTAATCTACAAACAATTATTCGCAGACGTGCACACTCAAGTCTCGGTGAAGGGTATTTAAAATCTTAATCGTATATTCATATAACGAGTCCAAAAATCTTAATCATGTACGATATAAGGGAAGTCACATTagaggaaaaaattgaaataagaaaATAGACAGATTatagaagatttggatgttagCTAATAAGGTGACCAACACTATACGGTACAGGAAAATGTTTCTAGCGTCGTAATCAACGTGTTAATTAGCAATTAGTGGCTACCTATCGCTAATTAATACCAAGCAATTATGAATGCCTTTTTTGATTAAGACACGAGTTATTTCCAAAAAGCAATGTCTCTATCTATCCCCTGTTGGGGGGCAGATTTGTCCCAGCAGAGATTAATGCCATTTTCCCAACACCTTCGTCATTAAGGGTTTAATCATGTTTTTGTATGCCTTAATCCTATCTGCACGACAATGTACAACTTACTTAATCTCGCTTTCACATCATGCTTTGTTTCTTAATCCCAATtgattttcaatttcaatttgctTCTTCGAAATGATGTTGTGACTAAACATGATTTGATGTtgaaacttttttattttatttttaacataACAGGCGATGAATGTGTGTTGATTGCAAGACAGTGTATTGATTACTGGTGGGAGGAATGaaattgatttaatttgatGTGTTTGAAGATGGAGGAAAGCTATctcggaaaataaaataaaataagtagtGGTTAAAGAATATCGATTGAGAAAGAGATATATTTTGTTCCATATACTTCATTGTCTTGAATGCAACAGTGCATTATGGGGAAGATATTGTTCCTCAaattattatactattattttaacactccactttttattttaattagctacattatggttgaattaatgaagacaattaaatgcataaaaaaggAAACACATGGCAACGTAGgcgataattttaatttatttaatacgATCTCAAATATATAACATAGCAAATCGACTCATATTAATTAAT from Salvia splendens isolate huo1 chromosome 15, SspV2, whole genome shotgun sequence encodes the following:
- the LOC121769308 gene encoding binding partner of ACD11 1-like produces the protein MEYSRGQYMVEVIGLPPEVSREDVYQFFINCGNIRHLQITRVSSDVSMAHVEFEDAYSVKVALFLSGSEIANQPVAISSCGTYNVDPSPSLFVEGQRSDQFVSSPGEAVTVVQQVVQTMIAKGYVLGKDALSKAKALDESHQVSSSAAAKIAEFSKRIGLTDKIQTGVQAGKGIEDKYHVYDMTKTAAVYSGKTAVAAASAVVNSSYFAKGALWVSDVLDRAAKAAADLGNKNNHVQK
- the LOC121768806 gene encoding uncharacterized protein At5g39865-like; the protein is MGCTTSKPKVCRSCQHPYSPVRRSYSMHVHHPPQKTGDSYHLVALTSSTLGSLKLDPLIQTLAADKSTDDRNQKPSIEDAEKEKEKEIISTVKEEFAMGMIEAKTWSHMIDSKIPKLPPMTPVITPPGEPETIDAWEMMEGLEDSSPLRDAHFRSFSFHVGAADDQPTPRVKEISGGGGSSSSDGDTETSSNDTSIASEFDTGVIATLRKALEDLPPANPFHLRAIGEEEKQSEKEKYKLIVYFTSLRGVRKTYEDCCHVRVMLKGLGAKVDERDVSMHSGFKEELKTALLAAEAGGIGLPSVFLGGKLVGGADEIRRLNEEGMLGKLVENCEPADDGGLAAGCEACGDVRFVPCETCSGSCKIYHDADSENKEEEEDEDEDEDEDEDEDEDEDEDGDGNDGDDDDGDDNEECGFKRCPDCNENGLIRCPICCD